In Oncorhynchus gorbuscha isolate QuinsamMale2020 ecotype Even-year linkage group LG08, OgorEven_v1.0, whole genome shotgun sequence, one genomic interval encodes:
- the palmda gene encoding palmdelphin isoform X1 has protein sequence MEEADLVKERLQAITDKRKVQEDIAHKKLEIDKEKLKLQHLKKKSLREQWLMDGAAIQSPQQRETLRGDQQQSKLLQTSIHRIEKEIEAMEREETMISKNEGFILKRLKAIEKTPEEIIKEANENFKEATLDVPKFYKPQMSRKQSFKFNKDTPKQTMFAMEINVQKDLRTGESRVLSTSTVTPQELQQRGVKVYDDGRKSVYALQSDGSHLGNGVDELSPIEVEELLRAATEQKKSQRGPRSHQGHQESAPAFSPNYSPRGHQEPVPVISPNFGPRGHQEAVPAFSPNYSPRGHQEPVPAFSPNCGSRGHQEAVPAFSTPCGPRSHQELSPMEVEKLLRKAIVQKMPQSGAFPQAHQVHQESVPAFSTTSGRSASASNRPQQSHAKVLQGANGNGYQQELYEHDVLSRKELHYIDGVHYSGPESLSSSPHIPVPSFICRNDEEYTTNGYNQNPFSYGGEFHPTHNSYHSPRESQQGGMFYNSSAKKDQKPSPIYQEDLHFSILNAIDTSEPITAIFMGYQTAKDDSGRGLGYEGSIRAEIVVIGDEDGVDESNPQLNTYDPDGCNHWGYHHSQPQQKLIQYMAEPTANINANNASPYTASKKLVYPGQQAKEACYPYSDGQLDRTERHPVPGIRKIQMIQKRKKPCCMLM, from the exons ATGGAAGAGGCAGACCTGGTCAAGGAGCGGCTCCAAGCCATAACG GATAAGAGGAAAGTCCAAGAGGACATTGCTCATAAAAAGCTGGAGATTGACAAGGAGAAATTAAAGCTTCAGCACTTAAAG AAAAAGTCCTTGAGAGAGCAATGGCTCATGGATGGAGCAGCCATCCAGagcccacagcagagagagactttGAGGGGAGATCAACAACAATCTAAGCTCCTCCAGACCAGCATCCACAG GATTGAGAAAGAGATTGAGGctatggagagggaagagacgaTGATATCAAAAAACGAGGGCTTCATACTGAAGAGACTGAAGGCTATTGAGAAAACCCCCGAGGAGATAATAAAG GAGGCAAATGAGAATTTCAAAGAAG CTACTCTAGATGTCCCAAAGTTCTACAAGCCTCAAATGTCAAGGAAGCAGTCCTTTAAATTTAATAAGGACACACCCAAACAAA ccATGTTTGCAATGGAGATCAACGTCCAGAAGGACCTCCGTACCGGGGAGAGCCGGGTCCTGTCTACATCCACCGTCACCCCCCAGGAGCTCCAGCAGAGAGGGGTTAAAGTCTACGACGACGGCCGTAAGTCCGTTTATGCCCTGCAGTCTGATGGGTCTCACCTGGGGAATGGAGTGGATGAGCTCAGCCCTATAGAGGTGGAGGAGCTGCTGCGAGCAGCCACAGAACAGAAGAAGTCTCAGAGAGGACCTCGGAGCCACCAGGGCCATCAGGAATCAGCACCTGCATTCTCCCCCAACTATAGCCCTCGGGGCCACCAGGAACCAGTGCCTGTAATTTCCCCCAACTTTGGCCCTCGTGGCCACCAGGAAGCAGTGCCTGCATTCTCCCCCAACTATAGCCCTCGGGGCCACCAGGAACCAGTGCCTGCATTCTCCCCCAACTGTGGCTCTCGTGGCCACCAGGAAGCAGTGCCTGCATTCTCCACCCCCTGTGGCCCTCGGAGCCACCAGGAGCTCAGCCCTATGGAGGTGGAGAAGCTGCTCCGAAAGGCTATAGTGCAGAAGATGCCTCAAAGCGGAGCTTTCCCACAGGCCCATCAGGTTCACCAGGAATCAGTGCCTGCATTCTCCACCACCTCCGGCAGGAGTGCCTCAGCCTCCAACAGGCCCCAACAGAGTCATGCTAAAGTCCTCCAAGGAGCCAATGGGAATGGGTATCAGCAGGAGTTGTATGAGCATGACGTCCTCTCCAGGAAGGAGCTCCACTACATTGATGGAGTCCACTACTCAGGGCCAGagagtctctcctcctcccctcacattCCAGTCCCCTCTTTCATCTGCAGGAACGACGAGGAGTACACAACCAACGGGTACAACCAGAACCCTTTCTCCTATGGCGGGGAGTTTCACCCCACCCACAACTCCTACCATAGCCCTAGAGAGAGCCAGCAAGGTGGGATGTTTTACAACTCGTCGGCTAAAAAGGACCAGAAACCATCTCCAATCTACCAGGAAGACTTGCACTTCAGTATCCTGAACGCCATAGACACATCTGAGCCTATCACTGCGATCTTTATGGGCTACCAAACCGCCAAGGATGACAGTGGACGTGGTCTGGGCTACGAAGGGTCCATCCGGGCTGAGATTGTCGTCATTGGCGATGAGGATGGAGTGGACGAGAGTAACCCTCAGCTTAACACCTACGACCCGGATGGATGCAACCACTGGGGTTATCATCACTCTCAACCTCAACAGAAATTAATACAGTACATGGCAGAGCCCACCGCTAATATTAACGCTAACAATGCGTCACCGTACACAGCGTCAAAGAAGTTGGTCTACCCTGGTCAACAGGCCAAAGAGGCATGCTACCCTTATTCAGACggacagttggacaggacagagaggcacCCAGTCCCAGGTATCAGAAAGATTCAAATGATTCAAAAGAGAAAGAAGCCATGCTGCATGCTCATGTAA
- the palmda gene encoding palmdelphin isoform X2 translates to MEEADLVKERLQAITDKRKVQEDIAHKKLEIDKEKLKLQHLKKKSLREQWLMDGAAIQSPQQRETLRGDQQQSKLLQTSIHRIEKEIEAMEREETMISKNEGFILKRLKAIEKTPEEIIKEANENFKEATLDVPKFYKPQMSRKQSFKFNKDTPKQTMFAMEINVQKDLRTGESRVLSTSTVTPQELQQRGVKVYDDGRKSVYALQSDGSHLGNGVDELSPIEVEELLRAATEQKKSQRGPRSHQGHQESAPAFSPNYSPRGHQEPVPVISPNFGPRGHQEAVPAFSPNYSPRGHQEPVPAFSPNCGSRGHQEAVPAFSTPCGPRSHQELSPMEVEKLLRKAIVQKMPQSGAFPQAHQVHQESVPAFSTTSGRSASASNRPQQSHAKVLQGANGNGYQQELYEHDVLSRKELHYIDGVHYSGPESLSSSPHIPVPSFICRNDEEYTTNGYNQNPFSYGGEFHPTHNSYHSPRESQQGGMFYNSSAKKDQKPSPIYQEDLHFSILNAIDTSEPITAIFMGYQTAKDDSGRGLGYEGSIRAEIVVIGDEDGVDESNPQLNTYDPDGCNHWGYHHSQPQQKLIQYMAEPTANINANNASPYTASKKLVYPGQQAKEACYPYSDGQLDRTERHPVPASSTCMEKPEPFV, encoded by the exons ATGGAAGAGGCAGACCTGGTCAAGGAGCGGCTCCAAGCCATAACG GATAAGAGGAAAGTCCAAGAGGACATTGCTCATAAAAAGCTGGAGATTGACAAGGAGAAATTAAAGCTTCAGCACTTAAAG AAAAAGTCCTTGAGAGAGCAATGGCTCATGGATGGAGCAGCCATCCAGagcccacagcagagagagactttGAGGGGAGATCAACAACAATCTAAGCTCCTCCAGACCAGCATCCACAG GATTGAGAAAGAGATTGAGGctatggagagggaagagacgaTGATATCAAAAAACGAGGGCTTCATACTGAAGAGACTGAAGGCTATTGAGAAAACCCCCGAGGAGATAATAAAG GAGGCAAATGAGAATTTCAAAGAAG CTACTCTAGATGTCCCAAAGTTCTACAAGCCTCAAATGTCAAGGAAGCAGTCCTTTAAATTTAATAAGGACACACCCAAACAAA ccATGTTTGCAATGGAGATCAACGTCCAGAAGGACCTCCGTACCGGGGAGAGCCGGGTCCTGTCTACATCCACCGTCACCCCCCAGGAGCTCCAGCAGAGAGGGGTTAAAGTCTACGACGACGGCCGTAAGTCCGTTTATGCCCTGCAGTCTGATGGGTCTCACCTGGGGAATGGAGTGGATGAGCTCAGCCCTATAGAGGTGGAGGAGCTGCTGCGAGCAGCCACAGAACAGAAGAAGTCTCAGAGAGGACCTCGGAGCCACCAGGGCCATCAGGAATCAGCACCTGCATTCTCCCCCAACTATAGCCCTCGGGGCCACCAGGAACCAGTGCCTGTAATTTCCCCCAACTTTGGCCCTCGTGGCCACCAGGAAGCAGTGCCTGCATTCTCCCCCAACTATAGCCCTCGGGGCCACCAGGAACCAGTGCCTGCATTCTCCCCCAACTGTGGCTCTCGTGGCCACCAGGAAGCAGTGCCTGCATTCTCCACCCCCTGTGGCCCTCGGAGCCACCAGGAGCTCAGCCCTATGGAGGTGGAGAAGCTGCTCCGAAAGGCTATAGTGCAGAAGATGCCTCAAAGCGGAGCTTTCCCACAGGCCCATCAGGTTCACCAGGAATCAGTGCCTGCATTCTCCACCACCTCCGGCAGGAGTGCCTCAGCCTCCAACAGGCCCCAACAGAGTCATGCTAAAGTCCTCCAAGGAGCCAATGGGAATGGGTATCAGCAGGAGTTGTATGAGCATGACGTCCTCTCCAGGAAGGAGCTCCACTACATTGATGGAGTCCACTACTCAGGGCCAGagagtctctcctcctcccctcacattCCAGTCCCCTCTTTCATCTGCAGGAACGACGAGGAGTACACAACCAACGGGTACAACCAGAACCCTTTCTCCTATGGCGGGGAGTTTCACCCCACCCACAACTCCTACCATAGCCCTAGAGAGAGCCAGCAAGGTGGGATGTTTTACAACTCGTCGGCTAAAAAGGACCAGAAACCATCTCCAATCTACCAGGAAGACTTGCACTTCAGTATCCTGAACGCCATAGACACATCTGAGCCTATCACTGCGATCTTTATGGGCTACCAAACCGCCAAGGATGACAGTGGACGTGGTCTGGGCTACGAAGGGTCCATCCGGGCTGAGATTGTCGTCATTGGCGATGAGGATGGAGTGGACGAGAGTAACCCTCAGCTTAACACCTACGACCCGGATGGATGCAACCACTGGGGTTATCATCACTCTCAACCTCAACAGAAATTAATACAGTACATGGCAGAGCCCACCGCTAATATTAACGCTAACAATGCGTCACCGTACACAGCGTCAAAGAAGTTGGTCTACCCTGGTCAACAGGCCAAAGAGGCATGCTACCCTTATTCAGACggacagttggacaggacagagaggcacCCAGTCCCAG CTTCAAGTACGTGTATGGAGAAACCGGAACCGTTTGTGTAG
- the LOC124040972 gene encoding uncharacterized protein LOC124040972 isoform X1, with protein MNYSQRVAAWLSSLPVNVVQIICGRFGKLEMISFWLLCWRLLRATAGVKRIKGNEVRESCSASASDTPQEKQQEQESHSGAVAMETSQLSETDELTDYKMDSGETEDQRPLLSEREEECDQEPFAEYRGTKENIKTSVDEPDEDDEHVEGNREEGILNFGTGQDDFSLKELLNSSSIFGSEPVCKVEDLLAEADVDISAPSEVMVTQESILEQLIREEVSSDVSTGSCHDLDRDDLSDCLQVEMAIVSSDSETDDQWRSTFASTVNKEERCDGNAQDALKKDTFAGEAENGAKDETADSPHELEQPDCPTECEIQDQDMSSGQFKVLSEIPEDEEEASQGGACKVRRSTSASSSVSSDPDKKVPQDYCVIQEMTSKNVSTEHVDFQGARKQWRQMEEQTKGQVQVHQPTVRQQGMCQGGHSAMYTPVRNIDRPRRDTELDSLALGDFHHTQFSPCSEDSGLDDLSYRSPYEDSDNPVEREIRQTIEREENFRRERGIAKQGQAGESSAHPRPTTLYPSKYGKGFCQEVEEKRKMFDSSDPGCRPLRSPDAKTPTFSIATSHSPTPKSATYHEMTAQNVIILEPDSYPTSPRHRTRGSLLSPGPCRYSEWPLETSANVIILETSNLIIRSASEFCLSSASCQETQESTFVNNPFFKLRSRSSMSLVDQEIKMVKQREEEWRRQRSQMHTREKYDTVVVSPNLENLSFDTAEVPLKCVSSPSSPSRTRKLDRSTLSCDHRFPESLSTLPRKKNAMAQRWEARLFVNHEQE; from the exons ATGAATTACTCGCAACGGGTGGCGGCTTGGTTGAGTTCTCTACCAGTGAATGTAGTTCAAATAATATGTGGTCGATTCGGTAAATTGGAGATGATATCCTTCTGGTTGCTCTGTTGGAGGCTGCTG AGAGCCACCGCTGGAGTGAAGAGGATAAAGGGGAATGAAGTGAGAGAGAGCTGCAGTGCCAGTGCCAGCGACACTCCACAAGAGAAACAACAAGAACAAGAATCCCACTCTGGGGCCGTAGCCATGGAGACCAGCCAGCTTTCAGAGACGGACGAGCTAACAGACTATAAAATGGATTCTGGGGAAACGGAGGACCAGAGACCTCTGcttagtgagagagaggaagaatgtgACCAAGAACCTTTCGCAGAATACAGAGGAACAAAAGAGAACATAAAAACGTCAGTGGATGAACCAGACGAGGATGATGAACAtgtggagggaaacagagaggaggggattctCAACTTTGGGACAGGACAAGATGACTTCAGTCTAAAAGAGTTACTCAACTCCTCAAGTATATTTGGGAGTGAACCCGTTTGCAAGGTGGAAGACCTGCTTGCAGAAGCTGACGTGGACATCTCTGCTCCATCAGAAGTGATGGTGACACAAGAGTCCATCTTGGAGCAGCTTATCCGAGAGGAGGTCTCCTCTGACGTCTCTACGGGGTCCTGTCATGACCTTGACCGAGACGACCTGAGTGACTGTCTGCAGGTAGAAATGGCCATCGTGTCATCAGACAGCGAGACTGATGACCAATGGAGGTCCACTTTTGCATCTACAGTCAACAAGGAGGAAAGGTGTGATGGAAATGCTCAAGATGCTCTCAAGAAGGATACATTTGCAGGGGAGGCAGAGAATGGGGCCAAGGATGAAACTGCAGATAGTCCTCACGAGCTTGAACAACCCGATTGCCCCACAGAATGCGAGATCCAAGACCAAGATATGTCCTCTGGCCAGTTCAAGGTCTTATCAGAGATTccagaggatgaggaagaggccAGCCAAGGCGGAGCTTGCAAAGTACGTCGTTCTACATCTGCAAGCTCTTCTGTAAGCTCTGACCCTGACAAGAAGGTTCCTCAAGACTACTGTGTGATACAAGAAATGACGAGCAAGAACGTTAGTACAGAGCATGTGGACTTCCAGGGGGCTCGGAAGCAGTGGCGCCAAATGGAGGAGCAGACCAAAGGACAGGTCCAGGTCCACCAGCCCACTGTCAGACAGCAGGGGATGTGCCAGGGAGGCCACAGCGCCATGTACACACCCGTCAGGAACATCGACCGACCCAGGAGGGACACCGAACTCGACAGCCTCGCCCTGGGTGACTTTCATCACACCCAGTTCAGCCCATGTTCAGAAGACTCAGGTCTGGATGACCTCAGCTACAGGTCCCCTTACGAGGACTCAGACAACCCTGTCGAAAGGGAGATACGACAGACCATAGAGCGCGAGGAAAACTTCAGGCGGGAGAGAGGGATCGCAAAACAGGGTCAAGCTGGAGAATCGTCTGCACATCCCAGACCAACCACTCTCTACCCCAGCAAGTACGGGAAAGGTTTTTGccaggaggtggaggagaaacGGAAGATGTTTGACTCTAGTGATCCCGGATGCAGGCCACTGAGGTCTCCCGACGCAAAAACCCCAACCTTCTCCATAGCCACCTCCCACTCACCCACACCGAAGTCTGCGACCTACCATGAAATGACCGCCCAAAACGTGATCATCCTGGAGCCAGACTCCTACCCCACCAGCCCAAGGCACCGCACCCGAGGATCCCTGCTCTCCCCGGGTCCCTGCCGTTACAGCGAGTGGCCTTTGGAGACGTCAGCCAACGTCATCATTCTAGAGACGTCCAACCTGATCATTCGGAGCGCCTCAGAGTTCTGCCTGAGCTCGGCCTCCTGCCAGGAGACCCAGGAGAGCACATTTGTCAACAACCCCTTCTTCAAACTGCGCTCGCGGAGCTCCATGTCCCTGGTGGACCAGGAGATTAAGATGGtgaagcagagggaggaggagtggaggaggcagaggagccAGATGCACACCAGGGAGAAGTATGACACTGTTGTGGTGTCCCCGAACCTGGAGAACCTGAGCTTTGATACAGCAG AAGTGCCACTGAAATGTGTGTCTTCCCCTTCATCACCATCAAGGACTCGAAAGCTGGACCGCTCCACCCTGTCATGTGACCATAGG TTCCCAGAATCACTCTCCACATTACCAAGGAAAAAGAATGCGATGGCTCAGAGATGGGAGGCAAGACTATTTGTCAACCACGAACAAGAGTGA
- the LOC124040972 gene encoding uncharacterized protein LOC124040972 isoform X2, whose amino-acid sequence MNYSQRVAAWLSSLPVNVVQIICGRFGKLEMISFWLLCWRLLRATAGVKRIKGNEVRESCSASASDTPQEKQQEQESHSGAVAMETSQLSETDELTDYKMDSGETEDQRPLLSEREEECDQEPFAEYRGTKENIKTSVDEPDEDDEHVEGNREEGILNFGTGQDDFSLKELLNSSSIFGSEPVCKVEDLLAEADVDISAPSEVMVTQESILEQLIREEVSSDVSTGSCHDLDRDDLSDCLQVEMAIVSSDSETDDQWRSTFASTVNKEERCDGNAQDALKKDTFAGEAENGAKDETADSPHELEQPDCPTECEIQDQDMSSGQFKVLSEIPEDEEEASQGGACKVRRSTSASSSVSSDPDKKVPQDYCVIQEMTSKNVSTEHVDFQGARKQWRQMEEQTKGQVQVHQPTVRQQGMCQGGHSAMYTPVRNIDRPRRDTELDSLALGDFHHTQFSPCSEDSGLDDLSYRSPYEDSDNPVEREIRQTIEREENFRRERGIAKQGQAGESSAHPRPTTLYPSKYGKGFCQEVEEKRKMFDSSDPGCRPLRSPDAKTPTFSIATSHSPTPKSATYHEMTAQNVIILEPDSYPTSPRHRTRGSLLSPGPCRYSEWPLETSANVIILETSNLIIRSASEFCLSSASCQETQESTFVNNPFFKLRSRSSMSLVDQEIKMVKQREEEWRRQRSQMHTREKYDTVVVSPNLENLSFDTAEVPLKCVSSPSSPSRTRKLDRSTLSCDHRFYR is encoded by the exons ATGAATTACTCGCAACGGGTGGCGGCTTGGTTGAGTTCTCTACCAGTGAATGTAGTTCAAATAATATGTGGTCGATTCGGTAAATTGGAGATGATATCCTTCTGGTTGCTCTGTTGGAGGCTGCTG AGAGCCACCGCTGGAGTGAAGAGGATAAAGGGGAATGAAGTGAGAGAGAGCTGCAGTGCCAGTGCCAGCGACACTCCACAAGAGAAACAACAAGAACAAGAATCCCACTCTGGGGCCGTAGCCATGGAGACCAGCCAGCTTTCAGAGACGGACGAGCTAACAGACTATAAAATGGATTCTGGGGAAACGGAGGACCAGAGACCTCTGcttagtgagagagaggaagaatgtgACCAAGAACCTTTCGCAGAATACAGAGGAACAAAAGAGAACATAAAAACGTCAGTGGATGAACCAGACGAGGATGATGAACAtgtggagggaaacagagaggaggggattctCAACTTTGGGACAGGACAAGATGACTTCAGTCTAAAAGAGTTACTCAACTCCTCAAGTATATTTGGGAGTGAACCCGTTTGCAAGGTGGAAGACCTGCTTGCAGAAGCTGACGTGGACATCTCTGCTCCATCAGAAGTGATGGTGACACAAGAGTCCATCTTGGAGCAGCTTATCCGAGAGGAGGTCTCCTCTGACGTCTCTACGGGGTCCTGTCATGACCTTGACCGAGACGACCTGAGTGACTGTCTGCAGGTAGAAATGGCCATCGTGTCATCAGACAGCGAGACTGATGACCAATGGAGGTCCACTTTTGCATCTACAGTCAACAAGGAGGAAAGGTGTGATGGAAATGCTCAAGATGCTCTCAAGAAGGATACATTTGCAGGGGAGGCAGAGAATGGGGCCAAGGATGAAACTGCAGATAGTCCTCACGAGCTTGAACAACCCGATTGCCCCACAGAATGCGAGATCCAAGACCAAGATATGTCCTCTGGCCAGTTCAAGGTCTTATCAGAGATTccagaggatgaggaagaggccAGCCAAGGCGGAGCTTGCAAAGTACGTCGTTCTACATCTGCAAGCTCTTCTGTAAGCTCTGACCCTGACAAGAAGGTTCCTCAAGACTACTGTGTGATACAAGAAATGACGAGCAAGAACGTTAGTACAGAGCATGTGGACTTCCAGGGGGCTCGGAAGCAGTGGCGCCAAATGGAGGAGCAGACCAAAGGACAGGTCCAGGTCCACCAGCCCACTGTCAGACAGCAGGGGATGTGCCAGGGAGGCCACAGCGCCATGTACACACCCGTCAGGAACATCGACCGACCCAGGAGGGACACCGAACTCGACAGCCTCGCCCTGGGTGACTTTCATCACACCCAGTTCAGCCCATGTTCAGAAGACTCAGGTCTGGATGACCTCAGCTACAGGTCCCCTTACGAGGACTCAGACAACCCTGTCGAAAGGGAGATACGACAGACCATAGAGCGCGAGGAAAACTTCAGGCGGGAGAGAGGGATCGCAAAACAGGGTCAAGCTGGAGAATCGTCTGCACATCCCAGACCAACCACTCTCTACCCCAGCAAGTACGGGAAAGGTTTTTGccaggaggtggaggagaaacGGAAGATGTTTGACTCTAGTGATCCCGGATGCAGGCCACTGAGGTCTCCCGACGCAAAAACCCCAACCTTCTCCATAGCCACCTCCCACTCACCCACACCGAAGTCTGCGACCTACCATGAAATGACCGCCCAAAACGTGATCATCCTGGAGCCAGACTCCTACCCCACCAGCCCAAGGCACCGCACCCGAGGATCCCTGCTCTCCCCGGGTCCCTGCCGTTACAGCGAGTGGCCTTTGGAGACGTCAGCCAACGTCATCATTCTAGAGACGTCCAACCTGATCATTCGGAGCGCCTCAGAGTTCTGCCTGAGCTCGGCCTCCTGCCAGGAGACCCAGGAGAGCACATTTGTCAACAACCCCTTCTTCAAACTGCGCTCGCGGAGCTCCATGTCCCTGGTGGACCAGGAGATTAAGATGGtgaagcagagggaggaggagtggaggaggcagaggagccAGATGCACACCAGGGAGAAGTATGACACTGTTGTGGTGTCCCCGAACCTGGAGAACCTGAGCTTTGATACAGCAG AAGTGCCACTGAAATGTGTGTCTTCCCCTTCATCACCATCAAGGACTCGAAAGCTGGACCGCTCCACCCTGTCATGTGACCATAGG TTTTACAGGTGA
- the LOC124040972 gene encoding uncharacterized protein LOC124040972 isoform X3, with the protein METSQLSETDELTDYKMDSGETEDQRPLLSEREEECDQEPFAEYRGTKENIKTSVDEPDEDDEHVEGNREEGILNFGTGQDDFSLKELLNSSSIFGSEPVCKVEDLLAEADVDISAPSEVMVTQESILEQLIREEVSSDVSTGSCHDLDRDDLSDCLQVEMAIVSSDSETDDQWRSTFASTVNKEERCDGNAQDALKKDTFAGEAENGAKDETADSPHELEQPDCPTECEIQDQDMSSGQFKVLSEIPEDEEEASQGGACKVRRSTSASSSVSSDPDKKVPQDYCVIQEMTSKNVSTEHVDFQGARKQWRQMEEQTKGQVQVHQPTVRQQGMCQGGHSAMYTPVRNIDRPRRDTELDSLALGDFHHTQFSPCSEDSGLDDLSYRSPYEDSDNPVEREIRQTIEREENFRRERGIAKQGQAGESSAHPRPTTLYPSKYGKGFCQEVEEKRKMFDSSDPGCRPLRSPDAKTPTFSIATSHSPTPKSATYHEMTAQNVIILEPDSYPTSPRHRTRGSLLSPGPCRYSEWPLETSANVIILETSNLIIRSASEFCLSSASCQETQESTFVNNPFFKLRSRSSMSLVDQEIKMVKQREEEWRRQRSQMHTREKYDTVVVSPNLENLSFDTAEVPLKCVSSPSSPSRTRKLDRSTLSCDHRFPESLSTLPRKKNAMAQRWEARLFVNHEQE; encoded by the exons ATGGAGACCAGCCAGCTTTCAGAGACGGACGAGCTAACAGACTATAAAATGGATTCTGGGGAAACGGAGGACCAGAGACCTCTGcttagtgagagagaggaagaatgtgACCAAGAACCTTTCGCAGAATACAGAGGAACAAAAGAGAACATAAAAACGTCAGTGGATGAACCAGACGAGGATGATGAACAtgtggagggaaacagagaggaggggattctCAACTTTGGGACAGGACAAGATGACTTCAGTCTAAAAGAGTTACTCAACTCCTCAAGTATATTTGGGAGTGAACCCGTTTGCAAGGTGGAAGACCTGCTTGCAGAAGCTGACGTGGACATCTCTGCTCCATCAGAAGTGATGGTGACACAAGAGTCCATCTTGGAGCAGCTTATCCGAGAGGAGGTCTCCTCTGACGTCTCTACGGGGTCCTGTCATGACCTTGACCGAGACGACCTGAGTGACTGTCTGCAGGTAGAAATGGCCATCGTGTCATCAGACAGCGAGACTGATGACCAATGGAGGTCCACTTTTGCATCTACAGTCAACAAGGAGGAAAGGTGTGATGGAAATGCTCAAGATGCTCTCAAGAAGGATACATTTGCAGGGGAGGCAGAGAATGGGGCCAAGGATGAAACTGCAGATAGTCCTCACGAGCTTGAACAACCCGATTGCCCCACAGAATGCGAGATCCAAGACCAAGATATGTCCTCTGGCCAGTTCAAGGTCTTATCAGAGATTccagaggatgaggaagaggccAGCCAAGGCGGAGCTTGCAAAGTACGTCGTTCTACATCTGCAAGCTCTTCTGTAAGCTCTGACCCTGACAAGAAGGTTCCTCAAGACTACTGTGTGATACAAGAAATGACGAGCAAGAACGTTAGTACAGAGCATGTGGACTTCCAGGGGGCTCGGAAGCAGTGGCGCCAAATGGAGGAGCAGACCAAAGGACAGGTCCAGGTCCACCAGCCCACTGTCAGACAGCAGGGGATGTGCCAGGGAGGCCACAGCGCCATGTACACACCCGTCAGGAACATCGACCGACCCAGGAGGGACACCGAACTCGACAGCCTCGCCCTGGGTGACTTTCATCACACCCAGTTCAGCCCATGTTCAGAAGACTCAGGTCTGGATGACCTCAGCTACAGGTCCCCTTACGAGGACTCAGACAACCCTGTCGAAAGGGAGATACGACAGACCATAGAGCGCGAGGAAAACTTCAGGCGGGAGAGAGGGATCGCAAAACAGGGTCAAGCTGGAGAATCGTCTGCACATCCCAGACCAACCACTCTCTACCCCAGCAAGTACGGGAAAGGTTTTTGccaggaggtggaggagaaacGGAAGATGTTTGACTCTAGTGATCCCGGATGCAGGCCACTGAGGTCTCCCGACGCAAAAACCCCAACCTTCTCCATAGCCACCTCCCACTCACCCACACCGAAGTCTGCGACCTACCATGAAATGACCGCCCAAAACGTGATCATCCTGGAGCCAGACTCCTACCCCACCAGCCCAAGGCACCGCACCCGAGGATCCCTGCTCTCCCCGGGTCCCTGCCGTTACAGCGAGTGGCCTTTGGAGACGTCAGCCAACGTCATCATTCTAGAGACGTCCAACCTGATCATTCGGAGCGCCTCAGAGTTCTGCCTGAGCTCGGCCTCCTGCCAGGAGACCCAGGAGAGCACATTTGTCAACAACCCCTTCTTCAAACTGCGCTCGCGGAGCTCCATGTCCCTGGTGGACCAGGAGATTAAGATGGtgaagcagagggaggaggagtggaggaggcagaggagccAGATGCACACCAGGGAGAAGTATGACACTGTTGTGGTGTCCCCGAACCTGGAGAACCTGAGCTTTGATACAGCAG AAGTGCCACTGAAATGTGTGTCTTCCCCTTCATCACCATCAAGGACTCGAAAGCTGGACCGCTCCACCCTGTCATGTGACCATAGG TTCCCAGAATCACTCTCCACATTACCAAGGAAAAAGAATGCGATGGCTCAGAGATGGGAGGCAAGACTATTTGTCAACCACGAACAAGAGTGA